The proteins below come from a single Felis catus isolate Fca126 chromosome A1, F.catus_Fca126_mat1.0, whole genome shotgun sequence genomic window:
- the LOC101090745 gene encoding peptidyl-prolyl cis-trans isomerase A-like, with amino-acid sequence MFFDITMDGGPLGCISFKVFADKFPKTAENFHALSTGGKGFGYKGSCFHRIIWGFLCQDGDFTCHNGTGGKSICGEKLDKRNFILKHMGPGILSMANAGPNTNGSHFFICTAKTEWLDGKHVVFDRVKEGRNIVEAMEHFGAKNDKTSKITIADCEQI; translated from the coding sequence ATGTTCTTTGACATTACCATGGATGGCGGACCCTTGGGCTGCATCTCCTTCAAGGTGTTTGCAGACAAATTTCCAAAGACAGCAGAAAATTTTCATGCTCTGAGCACTGGTGGGAAAGGATTTGGTTATAAAGGTTCTTGCTTTCATAGGATTATTTGGGGATTTCTGTGCCAGGATGGTGACTTCACATGCCACAATGGCACCGGTGGCAAGTCAATCTGTGGGGAGAAATTGGATAAGAGGAATTTCATCCTGAAGCACATGGGTCCTGGCATCTTGTCTATGGCAAATGCTGGACCCAACACAAACGGTTCCCACTTTTTCATCTGCACTGCCAAGACTGAGTGGTTGGATGGCAAGCATGTGGTCTTTGACAGGGTGAAAGAGGGCAGGAATATTGTGGAAGCCATGGAGCACTTTGGGGCCAAGAATGACAAGACCAGCAAGATCACCATTGCTGACTGTGAACAAATCTAA